In Hasllibacter sp. MH4015, the following proteins share a genomic window:
- a CDS encoding acetate--CoA ligase family protein codes for MDLGCLLRPRSIAVIGGGVWCENVIRESRKIGFDGDLWAVHPTRADVGGVPAFASVDDLPRAPDAAYVAVNRHATIEVVRALSRIGAGGAICFASGFREAAAELEDGDDLQAKLLEAAGDMPILGPNCYGLINALDRVTLWPDHHGLMPVERGVAIITQSSNIALNLTMQMRGLPIAALVTIGNQAQIDIPLICSELLKDPRITALGLHIEGVGDLARFEGLAGAAHRAGKPIVALKVGASDQAQAAAISHTASLSGSAAGARALFDRLGIGQVFDLPTFLEVLKLLHVIGPLPSNRVASLSCSGGEASLMADVALGRDVVFPPLSERQVTGLRAALGQRVALANPLDYHTYIWADRAAMAACFSAMMSGDLALGLVVLDFPRPDRCPAPEWELVIDAVEDAIAQTGRPIAILSSLPETLPEATAQRLLARGILPLCGFGEALDSIAIAARIAAYRPHSAPLQTPCADGDTYILTEAEAKVALDACGLDTPQGQHIEIADIPADLLNEINGPFAVKALGHAHKTEAGAVALDVPRTALREAAVKMGGTAFLIEEMVPDPVAELLVGVLRDPAHGLVLTLSAGGILTELLADTQHLLLPTTGPEIEAALSRLRIAPLLGGFRGKPAADLRAIVSAVLAVQDYVMTHAEDIFEVEINPLICTPTRAVAADALIRLRCRDE; via the coding sequence ATGGATTTGGGTTGCCTTCTGCGTCCCCGCTCCATCGCCGTGATCGGCGGCGGGGTGTGGTGCGAAAACGTGATCCGGGAATCCCGCAAGATCGGCTTTGATGGCGATCTTTGGGCAGTCCATCCGACCCGCGCTGATGTCGGCGGTGTGCCGGCCTTCGCGTCGGTGGACGACCTGCCCCGCGCGCCCGACGCGGCCTATGTCGCCGTCAACCGACACGCGACGATTGAGGTGGTCCGCGCGTTGTCCCGGATCGGGGCCGGAGGCGCGATCTGTTTCGCGTCCGGCTTTCGGGAGGCGGCGGCAGAGCTGGAGGATGGCGACGATCTTCAGGCGAAGCTGTTGGAGGCGGCGGGCGACATGCCGATCCTCGGGCCGAATTGCTATGGCCTCATCAACGCGCTTGATCGCGTCACGCTCTGGCCCGATCACCATGGGCTGATGCCGGTCGAACGTGGCGTCGCGATCATCACGCAATCGTCGAACATCGCGCTCAACCTGACGATGCAAATGCGCGGTCTGCCCATCGCGGCGCTCGTGACCATCGGCAACCAGGCGCAAATTGATATACCATTGATATGCTCCGAATTGCTGAAAGACCCGCGCATCACGGCGCTGGGTCTGCACATCGAAGGCGTCGGTGATCTGGCCCGGTTCGAGGGTTTGGCAGGCGCGGCGCACCGGGCGGGCAAGCCCATCGTGGCCCTTAAGGTGGGCGCATCGGATCAGGCGCAGGCCGCCGCGATCAGCCATACTGCCTCGCTTTCCGGGAGTGCGGCGGGCGCGCGGGCGTTGTTCGACCGGTTGGGCATCGGGCAGGTCTTTGATTTGCCTACATTTCTTGAGGTCCTCAAGCTGTTGCACGTGATCGGGCCGCTGCCGTCGAACCGGGTCGCCTCACTCTCCTGCTCGGGTGGGGAGGCGAGCCTGATGGCGGATGTGGCGCTTGGGCGCGACGTGGTCTTTCCGCCCCTGTCGGAGCGTCAGGTGACGGGCCTGCGCGCCGCACTTGGCCAACGGGTCGCGCTTGCCAACCCCTTGGATTACCACACTTATATCTGGGCGGACCGCGCGGCGATGGCGGCGTGTTTCTCCGCAATGATGTCGGGGGATCTGGCGCTTGGCCTTGTTGTTCTGGATTTCCCGCGTCCCGACAGATGCCCGGCCCCGGAATGGGAGCTTGTCATCGACGCGGTCGAGGACGCGATTGCGCAAACCGGACGCCCCATCGCGATCCTGTCCAGCCTGCCGGAAACCCTGCCGGAAGCGACCGCGCAACGGCTTCTTGCGCGAGGGATATTGCCGCTTTGCGGGTTTGGGGAAGCGTTGGATTCCATCGCCATCGCCGCCCGGATCGCAGCCTATCGACCACATTCGGCACCCCTTCAAACACCCTGCGCCGATGGCGATACCTATATCCTGACGGAGGCCGAGGCAAAGGTGGCACTGGACGCATGCGGCCTGGATACCCCGCAGGGCCAACACATTGAAATCGCTGATATTCCCGCCGATCTCCTCAACGAAATCAACGGCCCCTTCGCGGTGAAAGCCCTCGGCCATGCCCATAAAACGGAGGCCGGGGCAGTGGCGCTGGATGTGCCGCGCACCGCCCTGCGGGAGGCGGCGGTGAAGATGGGCGGCACCGCATTCCTGATCGAGGAGATGGTGCCGGACCCGGTAGCGGAACTCCTGGTCGGTGTCCTGCGTGATCCGGCCCACGGCCTTGTGCTGACGCTTAGCGCGGGCGGGATTTTGACCGAACTGCTTGCCGACACGCAGCACCTTTTGCTGCCCACGACCGGCCCCGAAATCGAGGCGGCCCTGTCGCGCCTGCGCATCGCACCGCTTCTTGGCGGATTTCGGGGCAAACCGGCCGCCGATCTCCGCGCGATTGTCAGCGCCGTTCTGGCCGTGCAGGACTACGTCATGACCCACGCTGAAGACATCTTCGAGGTCGAGATCAATCCCCTGATCTGCACCCCCACCCGCGCCGTCGCCGCCGACGCCCTGATCCGATTGAGATGCCGTGATGAATGA
- a CDS encoding type I glyceraldehyde-3-phosphate dehydrogenase: MTIRVAINGFGRIGRSVLRAWALGGGRLGPHWPEIEIVAVNDIADAATCAYLFEFDSVFGPYPGDVSVKDGDLLVDGRRIRLTMERDAGALPLADVDVLMECTGRGSREIAEAALTAGAGRVLVSGPAVDPDLTLVLGANEAALTAEHRIVSNASCTTNALAPLVRFIDETWGLDSALMTTVHCYTGSQPSVDMPMRDPARSRAAALSMVPTTTSAEQLVDVVLPHLAGRVTGSAVRVPSASVSCVDLAVMTRAMPSAEEARALLQGTAGPIIGFTDKPLVSADLRARPESLIVAGPEIKRSKGGMLRVFGWYDNEWGFSCRMLDVARIMGPGT, encoded by the coding sequence ATGACGATCCGCGTGGCGATTAACGGGTTCGGACGTATCGGCCGGTCAGTTCTGCGCGCCTGGGCCCTGGGCGGCGGGCGGCTTGGACCCCATTGGCCAGAGATCGAGATCGTGGCGGTGAATGACATCGCGGATGCGGCGACCTGTGCCTATCTCTTTGAATTCGACAGCGTGTTCGGGCCTTACCCCGGCGATGTCTCGGTAAAGGATGGCGATCTGCTGGTCGATGGACGGCGTATTCGCCTGACGATGGAGCGGGATGCGGGTGCGCTGCCGTTGGCGGATGTGGACGTGTTGATGGAATGCACGGGTCGGGGCAGCCGGGAGATCGCGGAAGCGGCCCTGACCGCAGGCGCGGGGCGCGTCCTTGTGTCCGGCCCCGCCGTAGATCCCGACCTGACCCTCGTTCTCGGGGCGAACGAGGCGGCGCTGACTGCAGAGCACCGGATCGTTTCCAACGCGTCATGCACGACCAACGCGCTCGCGCCGCTGGTGCGGTTCATCGACGAGACCTGGGGCCTTGATTCCGCATTGATGACGACCGTGCATTGCTACACCGGATCGCAGCCGAGCGTGGACATGCCGATGCGCGATCCGGCGCGCAGCCGGGCGGCGGCGTTGAGCATGGTGCCGACGACAACCTCCGCCGAGCAATTGGTCGATGTGGTGCTGCCGCATCTTGCCGGACGCGTCACTGGGTCGGCGGTTCGGGTTCCATCGGCCTCCGTCTCTTGCGTGGATCTGGCGGTGATGACCCGCGCCATGCCCAGTGCCGAGGAGGCGCGCGCGCTCTTGCAAGGAACCGCCGGGCCGATCATTGGGTTTACCGACAAGCCGCTGGTCAGTGCCGACCTGCGGGCGCGCCCGGAATCGCTTATCGTGGCAGGGCCCGAAATCAAGCGGTCGAAGGGCGGAATGCTCCGCGTGTTCGGCTGGTATGACAATGAATGGGGATTTTCCTGCCGGATGCTCGACGTGGCCCGGATCATGGGACCCGGAACCTAG
- a CDS encoding VOC family protein, translating into MALRRDVMDAPFATPPDPVHQGKPAPQRKAALAMIAYVTLGADDLHAAERFYTALLLPLGYRMERYQGDLSFLPPHDPDAPHGVPDLYIKRPFNGAVASCGNGTMIALDVPTRADVRRLHHAACAAGGSDEGQPGTRADYNADFYVAYLRDPQGNKIALFSNAPD; encoded by the coding sequence TTGGCCTTGCGCCGCGACGTGATGGACGCGCCCTTTGCAACGCCGCCCGATCCGGTGCATCAAGGCAAACCTGCACCCCAAAGGAAGGCCGCACTTGCAATGATCGCCTATGTCACCCTCGGCGCCGATGACCTGCACGCGGCGGAACGCTTCTACACCGCCCTGCTCCTGCCGCTCGGCTACAGGATGGAGCGGTACCAGGGCGATCTGAGCTTCCTTCCGCCCCACGATCCCGACGCGCCTCACGGGGTCCCGGACCTCTACATCAAGCGGCCCTTCAACGGTGCGGTTGCGTCCTGTGGCAACGGCACCATGATCGCCCTCGACGTGCCGACCCGCGCGGACGTGCGCAGGCTGCACCACGCTGCATGCGCGGCGGGAGGATCGGATGAAGGGCAACCGGGCACCCGCGCGGATTACAATGCGGATTTCTACGTGGCTTATCTGCGCGACCCCCAAGGCAACAAGATCGCGCTTTTCTCCAACGCGCCAGATTGA
- a CDS encoding carnitine 3-dehydrogenase has translation MKAAIIGGGVIGGGWAARFLLNGWNVAVFDPDPEAERKIGEVLSNARRALPALYDRAMPPEGTLRFSDSLADAVAGADWVQESVPERLDIKHRVLADLNAHAPADAIIASSTSGFKPSELTAEGARVIVAHPFNPVYLLPLVELVGDAATCGAAQAMLREVGFYPLHIRKEIDAHIADRFLEAVWREALWLVKDGIATTEEIDEAIRMGFGLRWAQMGLFETYRVAGGEAGMKHFMAQFGPCLSFPWTKLMDVPEFTDTLVDLIAGQSDAQSGHMTIRELERLRDDNLVGIMRALKHTGSGAGGVVTAHEAKLARPGMPVTLERQIPPGWTDYNGHMNETHYLEAGSKATDRFMEMVGADAAYIAAGQSYFTVENHVRYLAEAHAADHLRADTRLLNGDGKKLHLFHTLMRGDGEVVATVESFLLHVDLGTRRSCPPSDAVARALAEVAEAQTRLPVPEGAGRVGL, from the coding sequence ATGAAGGCGGCCATTATCGGCGGCGGCGTGATCGGCGGCGGATGGGCCGCGCGGTTCTTGCTCAATGGTTGGAACGTCGCCGTCTTCGATCCGGACCCCGAGGCGGAACGGAAGATCGGAGAGGTCCTGTCCAACGCCCGCCGCGCCCTGCCCGCGCTTTATGATCGGGCCATGCCGCCCGAGGGCACGTTGCGCTTCAGCGATAGCCTCGCCGATGCGGTCGCAGGGGCGGATTGGGTGCAGGAAAGCGTGCCTGAGCGGCTTGATATCAAGCACAGGGTGCTGGCGGATTTGAATGCTCATGCGCCCGCGGACGCGATCATTGCCTCGTCAACCAGCGGCTTCAAACCATCGGAGCTGACCGCGGAAGGCGCGCGCGTGATCGTGGCGCATCCCTTCAACCCGGTCTACCTTCTGCCGCTCGTCGAATTGGTGGGCGATGCGGCGACCTGCGGCGCGGCGCAGGCCATGTTGCGGGAGGTCGGGTTCTATCCGCTTCACATCCGAAAGGAGATCGATGCACATATCGCCGATCGTTTCCTTGAAGCCGTCTGGCGTGAGGCGCTGTGGCTCGTGAAGGACGGGATCGCCACGACCGAAGAAATCGACGAGGCGATCCGTATGGGCTTCGGCCTGAGATGGGCGCAAATGGGCCTGTTCGAGACCTACCGCGTGGCCGGGGGTGAGGCGGGGATGAAGCATTTCATGGCGCAGTTCGGACCGTGCCTGTCCTTTCCCTGGACCAAGCTGATGGATGTTCCCGAGTTCACGGACACGCTTGTGGACCTGATCGCGGGTCAATCGGACGCGCAATCGGGCCATATGACGATCCGCGAGCTGGAGCGATTGCGCGACGACAACCTTGTGGGGATCATGCGGGCCCTGAAGCACACGGGCTCCGGCGCCGGTGGGGTCGTGACCGCGCACGAGGCAAAGCTGGCGCGACCGGGGATGCCGGTGACGCTGGAGCGGCAGATCCCGCCGGGCTGGACCGACTATAACGGCCACATGAACGAGACCCATTATCTGGAGGCCGGGTCGAAGGCGACGGACCGGTTCATGGAAATGGTGGGAGCGGACGCGGCATACATCGCGGCGGGGCAAAGTTATTTCACGGTGGAGAACCACGTCCGCTATCTGGCGGAGGCCCATGCGGCCGATCACTTGAGGGCCGACACGCGGCTGCTGAATGGGGACGGCAAGAAGCTGCACCTGTTCCATACGCTGATGCGGGGGGACGGTGAGGTCGTGGCGACAGTGGAGAGCTTCTTGCTCCATGTCGATCTTGGAACGCGTCGATCCTGCCCACCGTCCGACGCGGTCGCGCGCGCCCTGGCAGAGGTGGCGGAGGCCCAGACGCGACTGCCTGTACCGGAGGGCGCGGGGCGGGTCGGATTATAG
- a CDS encoding NAD-dependent succinate-semialdehyde dehydrogenase, with product MADWQTWMKEAAYVGGEWIGANSGETIDVTNPATGEIIGTVPSCGTDETMRAVDAAQEAFAGFAGMSLMDRVDLLWKLHDALMDNKDALGELLTIEMGKPLAEAKGEIAIGAQYVRWFAEEARRAKGEIVPAGVNGRRILVTKHPIGVVGMITPWNFPSSMLARKIAPALAMGCPVVAKPATATPYSGLAWAAMAEEVGYPTGSVNVLTGSARKIAGAMMDRFEVRKITFTGSTEVGKELIRQSADSVKKVSMELGGNAPFIVFDDADLDAAVEGAMVSKYRNSGQTCVCANRIYVQSGIHDAFVEKLVQKTRDMKVGDGREDGVVQGPLIDKDAVEKVEELLEDATSKGGSVACGGGRHDLGGTFFEPTVITGATQDMAFAQEEIFGPLAPVFKFETEEEAIDMANDTVFGLASYAYTKDLGRAFRLNERLQYGMIGINSGLITTVEAPFGGVKESGLGKEGGSQGLEDYMETKYVCIDGI from the coding sequence ATGGCCGATTGGCAGACTTGGATGAAAGAGGCGGCGTATGTCGGGGGCGAATGGATCGGTGCCAATAGCGGCGAGACGATCGACGTCACCAACCCCGCCACCGGCGAAATCATCGGCACCGTGCCAAGCTGCGGCACGGACGAGACGATGCGCGCCGTGGACGCGGCGCAGGAGGCCTTCGCGGGATTTGCCGGGATGTCGCTGATGGACCGGGTGGACCTGCTGTGGAAGCTGCACGATGCGCTGATGGACAACAAAGACGCGCTTGGCGAATTGCTGACGATCGAGATGGGCAAACCGCTGGCCGAGGCCAAGGGCGAGATCGCGATCGGTGCGCAATATGTCCGCTGGTTTGCGGAAGAAGCGCGCCGCGCCAAGGGGGAGATCGTGCCCGCGGGCGTGAACGGACGGCGTATCCTCGTGACGAAGCATCCGATCGGGGTGGTCGGGATGATAACGCCGTGGAATTTCCCGTCGTCGATGCTGGCGCGCAAGATTGCGCCGGCCCTCGCCATGGGCTGCCCCGTGGTGGCCAAGCCCGCAACCGCGACGCCCTATTCCGGGTTGGCCTGGGCCGCCATGGCGGAGGAGGTCGGCTATCCCACCGGCAGCGTCAATGTTCTGACCGGATCGGCGCGCAAAATCGCGGGCGCGATGATGGACCGGTTCGAGGTCCGCAAGATTACCTTCACCGGGTCCACCGAAGTGGGTAAGGAGCTGATCCGGCAATCGGCGGACAGCGTGAAGAAGGTGTCCATGGAACTGGGGGGCAACGCGCCGTTCATCGTATTCGACGATGCCGATCTGGACGCGGCGGTCGAGGGGGCGATGGTCTCCAAGTACCGCAATTCCGGGCAGACCTGCGTCTGCGCCAACCGTATCTACGTGCAGTCGGGCATCCACGACGCCTTCGTCGAGAAGCTGGTACAGAAGACGCGGGACATGAAGGTGGGCGATGGCCGGGAGGACGGGGTCGTGCAAGGCCCGTTGATCGACAAGGATGCCGTGGAGAAGGTGGAGGAGCTGCTGGAAGACGCCACGTCCAAGGGCGGATCGGTGGCCTGCGGCGGCGGGCGGCACGATCTGGGCGGGACGTTCTTTGAGCCGACCGTCATCACCGGCGCCACGCAGGACATGGCGTTCGCGCAGGAAGAGATTTTCGGACCCCTTGCCCCGGTCTTCAAGTTCGAGACGGAGGAGGAGGCGATCGACATGGCCAACGATACCGTCTTCGGCCTGGCGAGTTACGCCTATACCAAGGATCTGGGCCGCGCCTTCCGCCTGAACGAGCGGTTGCAATACGGCATGATCGGCATCAATTCCGGCCTCATCACGACCGTTGAGGCCCCCTTCGGCGGCGTGAAGGAAAGCGGTCTTGGCAAGGAGGGCGGCAGCCAGGGCCTCGAAGATTACATGGAGACGAAATACGTCTGCATTGACGGGATTTGA
- a CDS encoding 3-keto-5-aminohexanoate cleavage protein — MPLAMNKEVFITCAVTGSGSTQDRSPHVPRSPQQIADSAIAAAQAGAAIVHCHVRDPETGTPSRDLALYREVTELIRASDTDVVLNLTAGMGGDIVFGPTDAPLPVREGTDMIGAEERVAHIAECRPEICTLDCGTMNFAEADYVMTNTPGMLRAMGQMMTDMGVKPEIEAFDTGHLWFAKELVREGVLEAPALVQLCMGVPWGAPDDLNTFMAMANNVPDDWTFSAFALGRNQMAYAAAAVLAGGNVRVGLEDNLWLEKGVLATNAQLVERAVGVVEGMGATIIGPDAVRKKLGLTKRMPV, encoded by the coding sequence ATGCCGCTTGCCATGAACAAAGAGGTGTTCATCACCTGTGCCGTGACCGGATCGGGCAGCACCCAGGATCGAAGCCCCCATGTCCCACGGTCGCCGCAGCAGATCGCCGACAGCGCCATTGCGGCGGCGCAGGCGGGTGCTGCGATTGTCCATTGCCATGTGCGCGATCCTGAGACGGGCACGCCGTCCCGCGACCTTGCGCTCTACCGGGAGGTGACGGAGCTGATCCGCGCCTCCGACACCGATGTCGTGCTGAACCTGACCGCCGGAATGGGCGGCGATATCGTCTTCGGCCCGACCGATGCGCCTTTGCCCGTGCGTGAGGGCACGGACATGATCGGCGCGGAGGAGCGGGTGGCCCATATCGCCGAATGCCGTCCCGAAATCTGCACGCTGGATTGCGGCACGATGAACTTCGCGGAAGCCGATTACGTCATGACCAACACGCCCGGTATGTTGCGCGCCATGGGGCAGATGATGACCGACATGGGCGTGAAACCCGAGATCGAGGCGTTCGATACCGGTCATTTGTGGTTTGCCAAGGAGTTGGTGAGGGAAGGCGTGCTGGAGGCGCCCGCGCTGGTTCAGCTGTGCATGGGCGTGCCGTGGGGCGCGCCCGATGATCTGAACACCTTCATGGCGATGGCGAACAACGTGCCGGACGATTGGACGTTTTCCGCCTTCGCCCTGGGCCGCAACCAGATGGCCTATGCCGCCGCCGCCGTGCTGGCCGGGGGCAATGTGCGGGTGGGATTGGAGGACAATCTTTGGCTGGAGAAAGGCGTGCTTGCGACGAACGCGCAGCTTGTGGAACGGGCGGTCGGCGTTGTTGAGGGGATGGGCGCGACGATCATCGGCCCGGATGCTGTCCGCAAAAAACTGGGCCTGACCAAGAGGATGCCGGTATGA
- a CDS encoding lipocalin family protein: MRWLFLAPLALAACGAVLGPSYRDDSVTIASSANFDANRYVGRWYEIARYPNPFQSDCPGAIAEYGPADTPGVLTVRNICLDADGRPTETITGTATDEGLGRLSVRLQGVPVAAPYWVLWVDEGYRTAVVGAPNGRVGWILNRDPDIPPDRLAAAREVLDFNGYDLDQLQRSVTP; this comes from the coding sequence ATGAGATGGCTTTTCCTCGCCCCGCTCGCCCTTGCCGCGTGTGGCGCCGTCCTTGGACCGTCCTACCGCGATGACAGCGTGACTATCGCGTCCTCTGCCAATTTCGACGCCAACCGCTATGTCGGTCGCTGGTACGAGATCGCGCGCTACCCCAACCCGTTCCAATCCGACTGCCCCGGGGCGATCGCGGAATACGGGCCTGCTGACACGCCCGGCGTTCTGACCGTGCGCAACATCTGCCTCGACGCCGATGGTCGACCGACAGAGACGATCACCGGGACGGCGACCGATGAAGGGCTCGGGCGATTGTCGGTTCGGTTGCAGGGCGTTCCGGTCGCGGCCCCCTATTGGGTGCTTTGGGTTGATGAAGGCTACCGCACGGCGGTGGTTGGCGCGCCGAACGGGCGGGTCGGATGGATCCTGAACCGCGACCCCGACATTCCGCCGGACAGGCTCGCCGCGGCGCGCGAAGTGCTGGACTTCAACGGCTACGATCTGGACCAGTTGCAGCGGAGCGTCACGCCATGA
- a CDS encoding beta-galactosidase has product MSLKRTLGTCYYPEHWAEEIWSEDARRMADLGLTWIRIGEFAWSRLEPRPDDLHFDWLDRAIDILKGAGLKVVLGTPTATPPRWMLDKYPDMLAVDAQGRERRFGSRRHYCFSHDGYRDETIRITRLLAEQFGRKVDAWQTDNEYGCHDTIYSYSDAARRAFRDWLAQKYQSPDALNRAWGNVFWSMEYDSFDQIDLPNLTVTEPNPSHALDFRRFSSDQVARFNRAQVDAIRARSDAPISHNYMGRIVEFDHFATGRQMEIATWDSYPLGFLEDRLEDDADHKRRYARQGDPDFQAFHHDLYRAIGRDGRWWVMEQQPGPVNWAPHNPAPLPGMVRFWTWEAFAHGAECVAYFRWRQAPMAQEQYHAGLLRPDSVAAEGFAEAAQVAQELREMPDVEHGQAPVALVFDYASAWAWAVQPQGQGCDYFRLVFEVYRGLRKLGLSVDILPPDTASLDGYALVLAPGVITLRDELKAAIAATDAQVILGPRTNAKTADLGIPVPLPPALTGFDLTVARVETMRPDMPVLLEKGGHLTLWREQIETSEDVVEADAHGAPVLVRKGHLSYLAGWPDEVALSRILTRAAIAAGLSPQDLPPDIRIRDTGQTRFLFNHGPDPVEFDGHIIPPAGLIWLPT; this is encoded by the coding sequence ATGAGCCTCAAGCGCACCCTCGGGACCTGTTACTACCCCGAGCACTGGGCGGAAGAGATCTGGTCCGAGGATGCGCGCCGCATGGCGGATCTGGGCCTGACCTGGATTCGCATCGGTGAATTCGCGTGGAGCCGGCTGGAACCGCGCCCCGACGATCTGCACTTCGATTGGCTGGACCGCGCCATCGACATCCTGAAGGGCGCAGGTCTCAAGGTCGTGCTGGGAACGCCCACGGCAACCCCGCCGCGCTGGATGCTCGACAAATACCCCGACATGCTCGCCGTCGATGCGCAGGGGCGCGAACGGCGCTTTGGCTCCCGCCGCCACTATTGCTTTTCCCACGACGGATATCGCGACGAGACCATCCGCATCACGCGCCTTTTGGCCGAACAATTCGGGCGCAAGGTCGATGCGTGGCAGACCGACAACGAATATGGCTGCCATGACACGATCTACAGCTATTCCGACGCGGCCCGCCGCGCCTTTCGCGATTGGCTGGCGCAGAAGTATCAATCGCCGGATGCGTTGAACCGGGCTTGGGGCAACGTCTTCTGGTCGATGGAATACGACAGCTTCGACCAGATCGACCTGCCGAACCTGACGGTGACGGAGCCCAATCCCTCCCACGCGCTCGATTTCCGCCGCTTCTCATCGGATCAGGTGGCGCGGTTCAACCGGGCCCAGGTCGACGCCATCCGCGCGCGATCCGACGCGCCGATCAGTCACAATTACATGGGCCGGATTGTCGAATTCGACCATTTCGCCACCGGTCGCCAGATGGAAATCGCAACCTGGGACAGCTATCCCCTGGGCTTTCTGGAGGATCGGCTGGAAGACGATGCGGATCACAAGCGCCGCTACGCGCGACAGGGCGATCCGGATTTTCAGGCGTTCCACCACGACCTCTATCGTGCGATTGGGCGGGACGGGCGCTGGTGGGTCATGGAACAACAGCCCGGCCCCGTGAACTGGGCGCCGCACAATCCCGCGCCGCTCCCCGGCATGGTCCGCTTCTGGACGTGGGAGGCCTTCGCCCACGGCGCCGAATGCGTCGCCTATTTCCGCTGGCGACAGGCCCCAATGGCGCAAGAGCAATACCACGCGGGCCTCCTGCGCCCCGACAGCGTGGCGGCGGAGGGGTTCGCGGAAGCCGCCCAGGTGGCGCAGGAGCTACGCGAAATGCCCGATGTCGAACACGGGCAGGCCCCGGTCGCGCTGGTCTTCGACTATGCCTCCGCCTGGGCCTGGGCGGTGCAACCGCAAGGGCAGGGATGCGATTACTTCCGGCTGGTCTTCGAAGTCTACCGTGGTTTGCGGAAGCTCGGCCTCTCTGTCGATATCCTGCCGCCGGACACGGCATCGCTCGACGGATACGCCCTTGTCCTCGCGCCGGGCGTCATCACGTTGCGCGATGAGCTGAAGGCGGCCATCGCGGCGACCGATGCCCAGGTGATCCTCGGGCCACGGACCAATGCAAAGACCGCCGATCTGGGCATCCCCGTGCCGCTTCCCCCGGCGCTGACGGGGTTCGATCTCACGGTTGCGCGGGTGGAGACGATGCGCCCCGACATGCCGGTCTTGCTGGAGAAGGGCGGCCATCTGACCCTCTGGCGTGAACAGATCGAGACGTCGGAAGATGTGGTGGAGGCCGACGCCCATGGTGCGCCGGTCCTCGTGCGCAAGGGTCATCTGTCTTATCTGGCGGGCTGGCCGGACGAGGTTGCCCTTAGCCGCATCCTCACACGCGCGGCCATTGCGGCGGGGCTATCGCCGCAGGACCTGCCGCCGGATATCCGCATCCGCGACACCGGACAGACCCGGTTCCTATTCAACCACGGTCCCGACCCGGTGGAATTCGACGGTCACATCATCCCCCCGGCGGGCCTGATCTGGCTCCCGACCTGA
- a CDS encoding carnitinyl-CoA dehydratase, which translates to MNDSPVKTNRNGHVLEVTLDRPKANAIDLATSRIMGDVFTQFRDDPDLRVAILTGAGEKFFCPGWDLKAAADGDAVDGDYGVGGFGGLQELRGLNKPVIAAVNGICCGGGLELALSADIILAADHASFALPEIRSGTVADAASIKLPKRIPYHIAMEMLFTGRWLDAEEAARWGLINQIHPADQLMDKARDMADLIASGPPLVNAAIKEIVREAENMKFHDALNKITKSQFETVEKLYRSDDQKEGARAFAEKRDPIWKGK; encoded by the coding sequence ATGAATGACAGTCCCGTAAAGACAAACCGCAACGGCCATGTGCTGGAGGTCACGCTGGACCGCCCGAAGGCCAACGCCATCGACCTGGCCACCAGCCGGATCATGGGGGACGTGTTCACGCAATTCCGCGACGATCCGGACTTGCGCGTGGCGATCTTGACCGGTGCGGGGGAGAAGTTCTTCTGCCCCGGCTGGGACCTGAAGGCCGCCGCCGACGGTGATGCGGTGGATGGCGATTACGGTGTGGGCGGGTTCGGCGGCTTGCAGGAATTGCGGGGTCTCAACAAGCCCGTGATCGCGGCGGTGAACGGTATCTGCTGCGGCGGTGGGCTCGAATTGGCGCTGAGCGCGGATATCATTCTGGCGGCGGACCACGCGAGTTTTGCCCTGCCCGAGATCCGGTCCGGCACGGTGGCCGATGCGGCGTCCATCAAGCTGCCCAAGCGCATCCCGTATCATATCGCGATGGAGATGCTGTTCACCGGGCGGTGGCTCGACGCCGAAGAGGCCGCGCGGTGGGGGCTGATCAACCAGATCCATCCGGCGGACCAGTTGATGGACAAGGCGCGGGACATGGCCGACTTGATCGCTTCCGGCCCGCCGCTTGTGAATGCCGCGATCAAGGAGATCGTGCGCGAGGCCGAGAACATGAAGTTCCACGACGCGCTCAACAAGATCACGAAAAGCCAGTTCGAGACGGTCGAAAAGCTCTACCGCTCAGACGACCAAAAGGAAGGCGCACGGGCCTTTGCCGAGAAGCGCGATCCGATCTGGAAAGGGAAATAG